Proteins from a single region of Runella sp. SP2:
- a CDS encoding acyl-CoA synthetase gives MLKITTNALENPAKEAIITGDKSYNYQALIGASRAFAHQLLETSDDLKETRVAFMVSPGFDYVHVQWGIWLAGGVAAPLCITYPLPSLQYVIEDTQAEIVVVGPEYAALLKDWVLEKGLRFIVLGEEKEANDSATGLPTLEKSRRAMILYTSGTTSLPKGVVTTHANLEAQISTLIKSWKWGENDHIVCVLPLHHVHGIINVVSCALWSGATVQFLPSFSAEALFELFLAGKVNLFMAVPTIYFKLIAYWEGLPAERQQEITEALSKFRLMVSGSAALPVTVMEKWKTISTHTLLERYGMTEIGMGISNPYDGERKAGYIGKPLAGVKVRLVDDEGNEVKGRTAGEIQIKGNNVFLEYWRRPEATQKAFTEDGWFKTGDVAVKEKGYYRILGRDSIDIIKSGGYKISALEIEEVLRTHPAIKDCSVIGIPNEEWGELVVAAIITDGAEVDLKKLNTWIRGKMPAYKTPRQYKIVADFPRNAMGKVTKNDLKPLFL, from the coding sequence ATGTTGAAAATTACGACAAATGCACTTGAAAACCCTGCAAAAGAGGCCATTATTACAGGAGATAAAAGTTATAACTACCAAGCGTTAATCGGCGCATCGAGGGCTTTTGCACACCAACTTCTTGAGACTTCCGATGACTTGAAGGAAACCCGCGTCGCTTTTATGGTATCGCCAGGCTTCGATTACGTGCATGTACAGTGGGGTATTTGGTTGGCGGGAGGCGTCGCGGCGCCACTGTGCATTACCTATCCGCTGCCATCGTTGCAGTACGTCATTGAAGATACCCAAGCGGAAATAGTCGTTGTCGGCCCTGAATATGCCGCTTTGTTAAAAGATTGGGTTTTGGAAAAAGGCTTGCGTTTCATTGTATTGGGTGAAGAAAAAGAAGCAAATGATTCAGCAACTGGACTTCCAACATTGGAAAAGAGCCGTCGGGCGATGATTTTATATACGAGTGGAACAACCAGCCTTCCCAAAGGCGTGGTGACCACCCACGCAAACCTCGAAGCCCAAATTTCAACCTTGATAAAATCTTGGAAATGGGGCGAAAACGACCACATCGTATGTGTGTTGCCGTTGCACCACGTCCACGGGATTATCAATGTCGTTTCGTGTGCGTTATGGTCGGGGGCAACGGTGCAATTTTTGCCGTCATTTTCCGCCGAAGCGTTGTTTGAGCTGTTTTTAGCGGGGAAAGTCAACTTGTTTATGGCTGTCCCGACGATTTATTTTAAACTCATTGCTTATTGGGAAGGGCTGCCCGCTGAACGTCAACAAGAAATCACTGAAGCATTATCGAAGTTTCGTCTGATGGTATCGGGGTCGGCAGCGTTGCCAGTAACGGTGATGGAAAAATGGAAAACGATAAGTACGCACACGCTCTTGGAACGTTACGGTATGACCGAAATCGGTATGGGTATTAGCAACCCGTACGACGGCGAACGCAAAGCAGGATATATTGGCAAGCCATTAGCGGGGGTGAAAGTGCGGTTGGTGGACGATGAAGGCAATGAAGTAAAAGGCCGTACAGCGGGCGAAATTCAAATAAAAGGCAATAACGTTTTTCTGGAATATTGGCGTCGTCCCGAAGCTACTCAAAAAGCGTTTACCGAAGATGGTTGGTTTAAAACGGGAGACGTAGCCGTCAAGGAAAAAGGTTATTATCGTATTCTAGGGCGTGATTCGATTGATATTATTAAGTCGGGAGGATATAAAATCTCTGCGCTTGAAATCGAAGAAGTGCTCCGAACGCACCCTGCCATCAAAGACTGTAGCGTGATTGGCATTCCCAACGAAGAATGGGGAGAATTGGTCGTAGCAGCTATTATCACCGACGGGGCAGAAGTTGATTTGAAGAAGTTGAATACGTGGATTCGGGGAAAAATGCCTGCGTACAAAACCCCGCGTCAGTACAAAATAGTCGCCGATTTTCCCCGAAATGCGATGGGGAAAGTGACCAAAAATGACTTGAAGCCGTTGTTTTTGTGA
- a CDS encoding 3-oxoacid CoA-transferase, which translates to MKQVPIIDLQTAASMVKEGDILLQGGFGMTGNPVHLMHALAEIGTKNLTFIGNNTGEPGLGGGRLLRNGQLKKMIGSFFTSNPDAVKAAQSGAVEYELLPQGTLAEALRAGGAGIGGFYTPTSAGTLIAQGRETKVIDGEEQVFIKALRGNVAFIRAWRADTAGNLQYRMTENNFNKAMATAADLVIVEVEEVVPVGEIAPENVHTPGCFVDYLVVAKLTLEDLGTSASVSSSKKVDESRMNMAKRALAELQKGNVVNLGIGIPTLVADLITEEHSIILHTENGMLGVGPVPVDGGGAMDYPVNAGKIPVTALKGSSYFDSADSFAMIRGGHIDVAIMGGLEVDEAANLANWAVPGKPLLGVGGAMDLAKGAKKLIITMTHTNPDGSSKIVPQCTLPLTASGVVDMVITELAVFEFPSGKLTLTGLMPNVTLKEVIAKTSANFEVAL; encoded by the coding sequence ATGAAACAAGTACCCATTATAGACCTTCAAACTGCCGCAAGTATGGTAAAAGAAGGAGATATTTTGCTGCAAGGCGGCTTTGGTATGACGGGCAATCCTGTTCATTTGATGCACGCTTTGGCCGAAATTGGGACTAAAAATCTGACATTTATTGGCAACAATACGGGAGAACCTGGATTGGGCGGAGGGCGTTTGCTTCGGAATGGACAGCTCAAAAAAATGATAGGCTCGTTTTTTACGTCCAATCCCGATGCCGTTAAGGCTGCACAGTCGGGGGCGGTGGAGTATGAGTTACTTCCACAAGGAACATTGGCCGAAGCGCTTCGAGCGGGTGGGGCGGGCATTGGTGGATTTTATACCCCTACTTCGGCGGGGACACTTATCGCCCAAGGACGTGAAACGAAGGTCATCGATGGCGAAGAACAAGTATTTATCAAAGCTTTACGGGGAAATGTCGCGTTTATTCGGGCGTGGCGGGCCGATACCGCAGGTAATTTGCAATACCGCATGACCGAAAACAACTTCAACAAAGCGATGGCTACCGCTGCCGATTTGGTGATTGTGGAAGTGGAAGAAGTAGTACCTGTGGGCGAAATTGCGCCCGAAAATGTACATACGCCAGGTTGTTTTGTCGATTACCTCGTGGTCGCAAAACTTACTTTGGAAGACTTGGGGACGTCTGCGTCGGTTTCGTCGTCTAAAAAAGTGGATGAAAGCCGTATGAACATGGCCAAACGCGCATTGGCTGAACTCCAGAAAGGAAACGTTGTCAATTTGGGTATTGGAATACCAACATTGGTGGCCGATTTAATCACCGAAGAACACAGTATCATTTTGCACACCGAAAACGGGATGTTGGGCGTTGGTCCCGTTCCTGTCGATGGTGGCGGAGCGATGGATTACCCCGTCAATGCGGGAAAGATTCCTGTCACAGCCCTAAAAGGAAGTAGCTATTTTGACAGTGCTGATTCGTTTGCCATGATTCGTGGCGGGCATATCGACGTGGCGATTATGGGAGGTTTGGAAGTGGATGAAGCTGCTAATTTGGCCAATTGGGCGGTGCCAGGAAAGCCGTTGCTGGGTGTAGGCGGCGCGATGGATTTGGCGAAAGGAGCCAAAAAACTCATCATCACGATGACCCACACCAATCCCGATGGCTCATCTAAAATCGTACCCCAATGCACTTTACCCCTCACGGCGTCGGGTGTGGTGGACATGGTGATTACAGAATTGGCAGTATTTGAATTTCCAAGCGGAAAACTTACGTTAACGGGCTTAATGCCAAACGTCACCCTCAAAGAAGTAATTGCGAAAACAAGTGCTAACTTTGAGGTAGCATTATAA
- a CDS encoding HNH endonuclease signature motif containing protein: MQPDLFAYISHQIDHIISIKHGGENNLDNLAYACFQCNVNKGSDIGTVLLPDRTLIRLYNPRIDYWHDHFEIENGVIYPKTTIGQATIKILDFNDVDRILERQGD; the protein is encoded by the coding sequence TTGCAACCCGATTTATTTGCTTACATTTCTCACCAAATTGACCACATTATTAGTATAAAACACGGCGGCGAAAATAATTTAGACAACTTGGCTTATGCTTGCTTTCAGTGCAATGTCAATAAAGGAAGTGATATTGGAACTGTCCTCTTACCAGACCGAACTTTAATAAGGCTCTACAATCCTCGAATTGATTATTGGCACGACCATTTTGAAATCGAAAATGGGGTTATATACCCGAAAACCACTATTGGCCAAGCAACCATTAAAATACTTGATTTTAATGACGTTGATAGAATTCTTGAACGTCAAGGGGACTAA
- a CDS encoding 4-hydroxybenzoate 3-monooxygenase — protein MDKHSKKAPIGGRGAKTQVGIIGAGPAGLTLAHWLRKHGIESVIIENRSREYVQARVRAGLLEQNTVDIYKQLGLADRLVREGQEHHGVYLSFDGNRIRVPFGEHTNGRNITIYGQQEVVKDLTDAWLAGGGELYFEAAATQIEGFDTSSPKIHFVHEEEAGVIECDFVAACDGFHGVGRKTLPKNTFNEFSITYPFSWLGILANVAPSSEELIYAYHQNGFALHSLRSEKVSRLYIQVDNNDHVDNWSDDRIWEELSLRLGTEGWTLKSGSIFEKSITPMRSFFTDNMQAGRLFLAGDAAHIVPPTGGKGLNLAVADVKHLVDGFVDFYKNNSMKLLDAYSDIALRRIWRAQDFSNFMTTLFHKQDAHGSFQYHLQKAKFDYISISKAYATTIAENYVGLPFEAFSPLDVQEFYQRH, from the coding sequence ATGGATAAACATTCAAAAAAAGCCCCCATTGGGGGACGGGGGGCAAAAACCCAAGTCGGTATTATTGGCGCTGGGCCTGCGGGTTTGACGCTTGCTCATTGGCTTCGTAAACACGGTATTGAATCGGTGATTATCGAAAACCGAAGTCGTGAGTACGTCCAAGCGCGCGTTCGTGCGGGATTGTTGGAACAAAATACCGTTGATATTTACAAACAGTTGGGCTTGGCCGATCGACTCGTTCGGGAAGGACAAGAGCATCATGGGGTGTATTTGAGTTTTGATGGAAACCGTATTCGGGTGCCATTTGGAGAACATACCAATGGACGAAACATTACGATTTATGGTCAACAAGAAGTGGTAAAAGACCTGACCGATGCGTGGTTGGCGGGCGGAGGAGAATTGTATTTTGAAGCCGCTGCCACTCAAATTGAAGGCTTCGACACTTCGTCGCCCAAAATCCACTTTGTGCACGAAGAAGAAGCGGGTGTGATTGAATGTGACTTTGTGGCGGCTTGTGATGGTTTTCACGGAGTAGGTCGCAAAACGTTGCCAAAAAATACCTTTAATGAGTTTTCTATTACGTATCCATTCAGTTGGTTAGGGATTTTGGCAAACGTGGCTCCTTCTTCGGAAGAATTGATTTACGCTTACCACCAAAATGGGTTTGCCTTACACAGCCTTCGTTCGGAGAAAGTAAGCCGTTTGTATATTCAGGTTGACAACAATGACCACGTAGATAACTGGTCGGACGACCGCATTTGGGAAGAGCTTTCGCTGCGTTTGGGAACGGAGGGCTGGACGCTGAAATCAGGATCTATTTTTGAGAAAAGCATTACGCCAATGCGCAGTTTCTTTACCGATAATATGCAAGCGGGAAGATTGTTTTTAGCGGGTGATGCAGCACACATTGTGCCTCCAACGGGCGGAAAAGGACTTAACTTGGCCGTAGCCGACGTAAAACATTTGGTAGATGGCTTTGTGGATTTTTACAAAAACAACTCCATGAAACTATTGGATGCTTATTCGGACATTGCGTTGAGAAGAATTTGGAGAGCGCAAGATTTCTCCAACTTTATGACCACGCTTTTTCACAAACAAGATGCACACGGGTCGTTTCAGTACCACTTACAAAAGGCGAAGTTTGATTACATCAGTATCTCAAAAGCCTACGCGACCACCATTGCCGAGAATTACGTTGGACTGCCTTTTGAGGCGTTTAGTCCCCTTGACGTTCAAGAATTCTATCAACGTCATTAA
- the pcaD gene encoding 3-oxoadipate enol-lactonase — protein sequence MNTNYQLQGTPNSPVLIFSNSLGSEMMMWDEVVPYLLPYFRVLRYNSPQTPNGGLKIGDLGEQVIQLMDELGIESAYYCGLSMGGLIGQWLGIHHPQRFHKIVLSNTGAKIGNDERWNGRIETISKNGMQAIVDDTMERWFTEAFREANPTRVAETKAMFLRSDIKSYSKCCEAIRDADFRGQLHQLLVETLVITGDEDPVTNVEQAQFLVNHIPNATLHVLHARHLASTELPKEYAEVLIDFFIAPPAPDGGARGMFVRRIVLGNEHVDKANAKINDFNADFQDFITRYAWGEIWTRPDLSKHNRSLITMAMLIALNRKAEFKMHVKAALNNGVTVTEIKEVIMHAALYCGLPAANEAFHTAEEVINSPLTRAAYRPNGGT from the coding sequence ATGAACACTAACTACCAATTGCAAGGCACGCCCAATAGCCCTGTTTTGATATTTTCAAACTCGCTAGGGTCAGAAATGATGATGTGGGACGAAGTAGTTCCATATTTGTTGCCCTATTTTCGGGTGTTAAGATATAACAGCCCCCAAACCCCCAATGGGGGCTTAAAAATTGGCGATTTAGGCGAGCAAGTCATTCAGTTGATGGATGAATTGGGCATTGAAAGCGCCTACTATTGCGGGCTTTCGATGGGTGGTTTGATTGGGCAATGGCTGGGGATTCATCATCCGCAACGTTTTCATAAAATAGTTTTGAGCAACACAGGCGCCAAAATCGGGAACGACGAGCGCTGGAATGGACGAATTGAGACTATTTCCAAAAACGGAATGCAGGCCATCGTTGACGATACCATGGAACGGTGGTTTACGGAGGCTTTTAGAGAAGCTAATCCAACCCGAGTTGCCGAAACCAAAGCGATGTTTTTGCGAAGTGATATTAAAAGTTATTCCAAGTGCTGCGAAGCCATTCGGGATGCTGATTTTCGGGGACAACTTCATCAATTGTTGGTAGAAACGTTGGTCATTACGGGCGACGAAGACCCTGTCACAAACGTAGAACAAGCCCAGTTTTTGGTCAATCATATTCCCAACGCTACCCTTCACGTACTCCATGCGCGCCACTTAGCAAGTACCGAATTACCCAAAGAATATGCTGAGGTATTGATTGATTTTTTTATAGCCCCCCCCGCCCCCGATGGGGGAGCTCGTGGTATGTTTGTTCGTAGAATCGTTCTTGGCAACGAACACGTCGATAAAGCCAATGCCAAAATCAATGACTTTAATGCTGATTTTCAGGATTTTATTACGCGATATGCGTGGGGAGAGATTTGGACTCGCCCCGACTTGTCGAAGCATAATCGGAGCCTGATTACGATGGCGATGTTGATAGCCCTCAACCGAAAAGCGGAGTTTAAAATGCACGTAAAAGCGGCGCTCAACAACGGCGTTACGGTGACTGAAATCAAAGAAGTCATTATGCACGCTGCGTTGTACTGTGGTTTACCCGCTGCCAATGAAGCTTTTCATACGGCAGAGGAGGTTATCAATAGCCCCCTAACCCGCGCGGCGTACCGTCCCAATGGGGGAACATAA
- a CDS encoding lyase family protein yields the protein MSLYSEIFYSTEINGLFSDRNTIAEMLRFEAALAQAQAKNGIVSETSAAIIVDCCDAYLIDIEKLKSEIKLGGNAAIPLVKQLTRIVKNNDVEASKMVHLGATSQDVVDTAMVLQIKAFLAWLEPKLSQLRLLLVALTQKHRSTLMIGRTLLQQARPITFGLKTAGWLQRVKQCQELISETKKRVLCLTLGGAVGSGNDSINRKVQLTMAELLEIAPPSGVGGLSEWASVLGILVGSLGKIAKDVSLLMQTEVGEVLEGAGEGKGGSSTMPHKRNPVTCAALLANATRTPHLVATVLSAMPQEHERSAGLWHSEWEVLVELMTLTAGSVERAIELVGGLEVDEKRMLANLEVTKGLIYAENVSLALAPKMGKMQAHELVEKACKMAIHQQKHLKEVLIDFQLDLPDLEELFKPENSIGLSLELIDEVLRQV from the coding sequence ATGTCTTTATATTCCGAAATATTCTACTCGACCGAAATTAATGGGCTGTTTTCAGACAGAAACACCATCGCTGAGATGCTGCGTTTTGAGGCTGCTTTGGCCCAAGCCCAGGCTAAAAATGGGATTGTTTCGGAAACTTCCGCCGCCATTATTGTCGATTGTTGCGACGCGTATTTGATTGACATAGAAAAGCTTAAATCAGAAATAAAGTTGGGGGGAAATGCGGCCATACCATTGGTGAAACAACTGACCCGCATCGTCAAAAACAACGATGTAGAAGCCTCGAAAATGGTGCATTTGGGCGCTACCAGTCAGGATGTAGTTGATACCGCAATGGTGCTCCAAATCAAGGCGTTTTTGGCGTGGTTGGAGCCAAAACTCAGCCAATTACGTCTGCTGTTGGTAGCTTTAACTCAAAAACACCGTTCGACCTTGATGATTGGACGGACTTTACTTCAGCAAGCCCGTCCGATTACATTTGGACTAAAAACGGCAGGGTGGCTTCAAAGGGTTAAACAATGTCAAGAATTGATTTCAGAGACAAAAAAACGAGTGCTATGCCTGACACTTGGAGGAGCAGTTGGAAGTGGGAATGATTCAATCAATAGGAAGGTGCAGCTAACGATGGCTGAATTGTTAGAAATTGCTCCCCCATCGGGGGTTGGGGGGCTGTCCGAATGGGCAAGTGTACTCGGGATTTTGGTAGGAAGTTTGGGGAAAATTGCCAAAGACGTTTCCCTCCTCATGCAAACCGAAGTCGGGGAAGTTTTGGAAGGAGCGGGGGAAGGAAAAGGAGGCTCAAGCACCATGCCCCATAAAAGAAACCCCGTGACCTGCGCGGCATTGTTGGCAAACGCTACTCGAACACCTCATTTGGTAGCGACGGTTCTTTCGGCGATGCCCCAAGAACACGAGCGCTCTGCGGGGCTGTGGCATTCAGAATGGGAGGTTTTGGTAGAATTGATGACCTTAACGGCGGGTTCGGTCGAACGAGCGATTGAACTGGTGGGCGGTTTGGAAGTAGATGAAAAACGAATGTTAGCCAACTTAGAAGTGACCAAAGGACTGATTTATGCCGAAAATGTGTCCTTGGCGTTGGCTCCTAAGATGGGCAAAATGCAGGCCCACGAATTAGTAGAAAAGGCGTGTAAAATGGCCATTCATCAGCAGAAACATTTAAAAGAGGTACTGATTGATTTTCAATTGGATTTGCCTGATTTAGAGGAACTTTTTAAGCCAGAAAATTCCATTGGATTGAGTTTAGAATTAATAGATGAAGTGCTACGGCAAGTGTAA
- the pcaG gene encoding protocatechuate 3,4-dioxygenase subunit alpha, which yields MELNTFLQQYNSPIGGRGAAFQTPSQTVGPYFAYGLSPEQYLYDFKQLVGNQLVNPIDEPNAIAITGKVFDGEGVVIPDAMIEVWQNDGQTQLFGRFGTGTDSQNRFVFYTKKPASVNGQAPHLSIIVFMRGQLIHSYTRLYFSDEAELNATDEVLNVVPEERRATLIAQKTPSGYEFDIWMQGEKETVFFDI from the coding sequence ATGGAACTAAATACATTTTTGCAACAATATAACTCCCCCATTGGGGGTAGGGGGGCTGCCTTTCAGACTCCCTCTCAAACGGTTGGCCCTTATTTTGCCTACGGCCTTTCGCCCGAGCAATATTTATACGATTTTAAACAACTGGTAGGCAATCAGTTGGTGAACCCAATCGATGAACCCAACGCCATTGCCATCACAGGCAAAGTGTTTGATGGTGAAGGGGTGGTTATCCCCGATGCGATGATTGAAGTTTGGCAAAACGATGGACAAACGCAATTGTTTGGCCGCTTTGGTACAGGAACGGACTCACAAAATCGTTTTGTTTTCTATACCAAAAAGCCAGCATCGGTCAATGGGCAAGCACCTCATTTAAGTATCATCGTGTTTATGCGTGGGCAGCTGATTCACTCGTACACCCGCCTGTACTTTTCTGATGAAGCTGAACTAAATGCAACCGATGAGGTGCTCAACGTAGTCCCCGAAGAACGTCGCGCTACCCTCATTGCCCAAAAAACACCGTCAGGCTACGAATTTGACATTTGGATGCAAGGCGAAAAAGAAACCGTATTTTTTGATATTTAG
- the pcaH gene encoding protocatechuate 3,4-dioxygenase subunit beta, whose translation MSTIIYNRFDEEVHPPRLSPDYKSTVLRAPTKPLVVVKQSLSELTGPLFGDFNLGPLDHDLTKNSVVNGQPLGERIVVHGRVINENGQPIPNTLIEIWQANAAGRYVHKVDQHDAPLDPNFLGAGRCMTDKDGNYKFYTIKPGAYPWGNHYNAWRPNHIHFSLFGANITNRLVTQMYFPGDPLLQYDPIFLGVPPKGRDLLISQFDLSITEPNFALGYRFDFVLRGHNQNVQAL comes from the coding sequence ATGAGCACAATCATTTATAACCGTTTTGACGAAGAGGTACACCCGCCACGTTTATCTCCCGACTACAAATCTACCGTTCTTCGGGCGCCTACCAAGCCTTTGGTTGTAGTGAAGCAGTCGCTCAGTGAGTTGACAGGCCCACTTTTTGGCGATTTTAATTTAGGCCCCCTCGACCATGATTTAACCAAAAATTCGGTAGTCAATGGGCAACCTTTGGGAGAACGAATTGTGGTACACGGTCGGGTTATAAACGAAAACGGTCAGCCGATTCCGAATACACTCATCGAAATTTGGCAAGCCAACGCTGCGGGGCGTTACGTACATAAAGTGGATCAACACGATGCCCCGCTCGACCCCAATTTCTTAGGCGCGGGTCGTTGCATGACCGACAAAGATGGAAATTATAAATTTTATACCATTAAGCCAGGCGCGTATCCTTGGGGAAATCACTACAACGCATGGCGGCCCAACCACATCCATTTTTCATTGTTTGGCGCTAATATTACCAATCGTTTGGTGACGCAAATGTATTTCCCAGGCGACCCGTTGCTTCAGTACGACCCCATCTTTTTGGGCGTACCACCCAAGGGCAGAGATTTGCTCATTTCTCAGTTTGATTTGAGCATTACGGAACCAAATTTTGCCTTGGGTTATCGTTTTGATTTTGTGTTAAGAGGCCACAATCAAAACGTCCAAGCCCTTTAA
- a CDS encoding helix-turn-helix domain-containing protein: MQKALIHFKGLYGDNPHSLLPNFIHFEALETRSKIYDWEIKEHVHTDLYQVFLIKSGEGLLVSEQKEWTLTGPCIATIPAHSLHGFVFQPNINGEVLTFSDSFLEGLLKNSPKTLLEINHLRVLSFDEDFETFERLMGFKSLIVKELYEDFAEKQVVLQSLFQLFFTHLYRFTLRLSTSSTTSDNRTLRYFQLFQKSIRKSLQESKPIHEYAKELNITAVHLNRICQAIVQKSALQIVHEHLINEAKKYLLNTNYSISEVSYFLNFKDPAYFTRLFKKVTGVSPSEFRKN; encoded by the coding sequence ATGCAAAAGGCATTAATCCATTTTAAAGGGCTTTACGGCGACAACCCTCATTCTCTTTTACCCAACTTTATCCATTTTGAAGCCCTCGAAACTCGGAGTAAAATATACGATTGGGAAATTAAAGAACACGTGCACACGGATTTGTATCAGGTGTTTTTGATTAAAAGTGGGGAAGGGTTGCTAGTCTCCGAACAAAAAGAATGGACGCTCACAGGGCCTTGCATTGCGACCATCCCCGCACACAGCCTTCATGGTTTTGTGTTTCAACCCAATATCAACGGGGAAGTACTGACGTTTTCTGATTCTTTTTTGGAAGGATTATTAAAAAATTCGCCCAAAACATTGCTCGAAATCAATCATTTACGGGTGCTTTCTTTTGATGAAGATTTTGAAACTTTTGAACGATTGATGGGATTTAAAAGCCTCATTGTAAAAGAATTATACGAAGATTTCGCCGAAAAACAGGTGGTTTTACAGTCCTTATTTCAACTTTTTTTTACGCACTTATATCGTTTCACTCTTCGACTTTCTACTTCCTCTACAACCTCTGATAATCGAACATTACGCTATTTTCAGCTTTTTCAAAAAAGCATTCGGAAGTCGTTGCAAGAATCAAAACCCATTCATGAATATGCCAAAGAGTTAAATATCACAGCGGTTCATTTGAACCGAATTTGTCAGGCGATTGTCCAAAAATCGGCTTTACAGATTGTGCATGAACATCTGATTAATGAAGCAAAAAAATACCTCCTCAATACGAATTACTCAATTTCGGAGGTTTCTTATTTTCTAAATTTCAAAGACCCCGCCTATTTTACACGGCTTTTTAAAAAAGTAACGGGGGTTTCGCCTAGTGAATTTAGGAAGAACTAG
- a CDS encoding MFS transporter: MTFDIKEHIDTHKMTRLQYATVFICLLMNMLDGMDVMVISYTAPAIVKAWGITPEALGIVFSSGLVGMTLGAMFLAPKADVIGRKNMILLSAVLMGISIFSTSFAQSIEFLVVIRLISGIGIGAMLASTATLTAEYTPNKTKDFWVSFVISGYPIGAVLSGLVAAKVIPQLGWGTMFQVAGFFTTLAVPLIHFLLSESLDFYFKAQPANALGKANEILGKMGVTSLSQLPTKPAEQAAVSFKSMLTEEFKIPTFQLWGALFMAFATLYFLTNWIPKLATNAGLSMELAIYAGTVFNLGAFVGIVIQGYFSSKYGLKRTIGTFLILTGVLMAAFGWFKGSSWLLVIFGLIGFGIQGGFVGLYAVAARMYPTEFRTTGVGWAIGSGRLGGIIGPLLGGVLIGMGLSMTVNFLIFSIPTIIAGIITIYISSKRIS, from the coding sequence ATGACTTTTGATATAAAAGAACACATTGATACCCACAAAATGACACGGTTGCAGTACGCGACCGTGTTTATTTGTTTGTTGATGAACATGCTCGACGGCATGGACGTAATGGTGATTTCGTACACTGCCCCTGCCATTGTAAAAGCATGGGGCATTACACCCGAAGCCCTCGGCATTGTCTTTAGTTCAGGGCTAGTCGGGATGACCCTTGGGGCGATGTTTTTGGCCCCTAAAGCAGATGTAATTGGCCGTAAAAACATGATTTTGTTAAGTGCGGTACTGATGGGGATTAGCATTTTTAGTACATCATTTGCCCAATCCATTGAGTTCTTGGTAGTTATTCGACTCATTAGTGGGATAGGGATTGGGGCGATGTTGGCAAGTACCGCTACGCTGACGGCGGAATATACACCGAACAAAACCAAAGACTTTTGGGTAAGTTTTGTGATTTCAGGCTATCCCATCGGGGCGGTGTTATCGGGCTTGGTGGCTGCGAAAGTGATTCCTCAGTTGGGTTGGGGTACGATGTTTCAAGTGGCAGGTTTTTTCACAACCCTTGCCGTCCCATTGATTCACTTTCTGTTGTCAGAGTCGCTTGATTTTTACTTTAAAGCACAACCAGCCAATGCCCTTGGTAAAGCCAACGAGATTTTGGGTAAAATGGGCGTAACGAGCCTGTCTCAACTTCCAACAAAACCTGCTGAACAAGCAGCGGTGTCGTTCAAGTCGATGTTGACGGAAGAATTTAAAATTCCTACGTTCCAACTGTGGGGGGCGCTTTTTATGGCCTTTGCTACCCTTTATTTTTTGACTAACTGGATTCCAAAACTCGCTACCAACGCTGGGCTTTCGATGGAATTGGCGATTTATGCGGGCACGGTATTTAATCTTGGTGCCTTTGTAGGAATAGTTATACAGGGCTATTTTTCAAGCAAATATGGCCTAAAACGCACGATTGGCACTTTTCTGATTTTGACGGGTGTCCTGATGGCCGCCTTTGGGTGGTTCAAAGGTTCTTCGTGGTTATTGGTTATTTTTGGATTGATTGGCTTTGGTATCCAGGGTGGTTTTGTGGGGCTTTATGCCGTAGCAGCGCGGATGTACCCCACCGAATTTCGGACAACTGGCGTAGGTTGGGCCATTGGCTCGGGGCGCTTGGGCGGTATCATTGGGCCATTATTGGGCGGTGTCCTCATCGGAATGGGACTTTCAATGACGGTCAATTTCTTGATTTTTTCCATTCCCACCATCATCGCGGGAATAATTACCATCTATATTTCGTCAAAACGAATCAGTTAA